From the Candidatus Methylomirabilota bacterium genome, one window contains:
- a CDS encoding SDR family NAD(P)-dependent oxidoreductase, which produces MTGHVAIVTGGTGALGQSIVLRLLREGASVAVPWVVAEEWATLESRAGDPRPRLHGARADVTDEAAMAAFLSDVLGRLQRVDVLVNAVGGFAGGDLASTPLPEWRRMMDLNLTSAVIASRAVLSPMTAARRGRIVNISSRAVVPPLGGFIAYTVAKSAIIALTQALAQEVRGHGITVNAVLPSTMDTPANRLAMPDADRSGWVSTDTVADVIAYLVSDGAVAVSGACIPV; this is translated from the coding sequence GTGACGGGTCACGTCGCCATCGTCACGGGGGGCACGGGCGCCCTCGGCCAGTCGATCGTCCTCCGCCTCCTCCGCGAAGGTGCCAGCGTCGCCGTCCCATGGGTCGTGGCCGAGGAATGGGCGACGCTCGAATCACGCGCGGGCGACCCGCGCCCGCGGCTTCATGGCGCCCGCGCCGACGTCACCGACGAGGCGGCCATGGCCGCCTTCCTCTCCGACGTTCTCGGCCGCCTTCAGCGCGTCGACGTGCTCGTCAACGCGGTGGGCGGCTTCGCGGGAGGCGACCTCGCCTCAACCCCATTGCCCGAATGGCGGCGGATGATGGATCTCAACCTGACCTCGGCCGTCATCGCCTCGCGCGCCGTCCTCTCGCCCATGACCGCCGCGCGCCGCGGGCGCATCGTGAACATCTCCTCGCGCGCCGTGGTGCCGCCCCTGGGCGGGTTCATCGCCTACACCGTCGCCAAGAGCGCGATCATCGCTCTCACCCAGGCCCTGGCCCAGGAAGTGCGCGGACATGGCATCACCGTCAACGCCGTGCTGCCGAGCACCATGGACACGCCGGCCAATCGCCTGGCCATGCCCGACGCCGACCGCTCGGGCTGGGTCAGCACCGACACCGTGGCCGACGTGATCGCCTATCTGGTCTCGGACGGGGCGGTCGCGGTCTCCGGCGCCTGTATACCGGTGTGA